The Cataglyphis hispanica isolate Lineage 1 chromosome 5, ULB_Chis1_1.0, whole genome shotgun sequence genome has a segment encoding these proteins:
- the LOC126849415 gene encoding SKI/DACH domain-containing protein 1 — protein sequence MSSDMEDSTQLQSVMTDLSDHRSQHHHRHHYHHHHHRGRTPAGEIGDDECSTDSGCSSGSSTGSGKRLSRHGSGERLCRSSRSPRTHFYLERLRERTTRSQERFGSSVQRSSKRTSSPENVKSLSRGGVSPSSYSSSPSDAHSSSDSDSLKRPSTTETLRRAFQSLKFTSSKWESNKEKKHVKKSPKRILRSPVPYMYVRGLSGLPTQRVPRNSGPQ from the coding sequence ATGTCCAGCGACATGGAGGATTCTACACAATTGCAATCAGTTATGACCGATCTAAGCGATCATCGATCGCAGCATCATCATCGGCATCATTatcatcaccatcatcatcGAGGTAGAACGCCCGCGGGCGAGATCGGCGACGACGAGTGCAGCACCGACAGCGGCTGCAGTAGCGGCAGCAGCACCGGAAGCGGCAAACGCCTGTCGCGTCACGGCAGCGGCGAACGTCTCTGCAGGTCCAGCCGATCACCGAGAACGCACTTCTACCTGGAGCGATTGCGGGAACGAACGACGCGATCCCAGGAGCGTTTCGGTAGCAGCGTGCAGAGATCGTCGAAGCGCACTTCGAGCCCCGAGAACGTCAAGAGTCTATCCCGCGGTGGCGTTTCACCCTCGTCCTACTCGTCCAGCCCCTCGGACGCGCATAGCAGCAGCGACAGCGATTCTCTCAAGAGGCCCTCCACCACGGAGACCCTGCGCCGGGCGTTTCAGAGTCTCAAGTTCACCTCGTCCAAATGGGAGAGTAACAAGGAGAAGAAGCACGTGAAGAAGAGCCCCAAGAGAATCCTGCGCAGTCCGGTACCCTACATGTACGTCCGCGGACTGTCCGGTCTGCCGACTCAGAGGGTCCCCCGAAACTCGGGTCCCCAATGA